From the genome of Spirosomataceae bacterium TFI 002, one region includes:
- a CDS encoding ATP-dependent Clp protease ATP-binding subunit ClpB, giving the protein MTLNEYTIKSQEAIQKAVQIAQAKQQQTVETAHLLKALLEEDPNTSSYLSKKLNVSEVVLNNKLNELIDTYPKVSGGQPYLGNDLNKAMNAAKEKMKNFGDEFVSVELLLIGLAAGNDKTAKLMKELGLNEKELEKAIKELRGKNNPVKDQNAENKYQALSRYSVNLNEQAQKGKIDPVIGRDEEIRRVLQILSRRTKNNPLLLGEPGVGKTAIVEGLAQRIVQGDVPENLKSKTIISLDMGLLVAGAKYKGEFEERLKAVIKEVTDSEGEIVLFIDEIHTLVGAGGGEGAMDAANLLKPALARGELHAIGATTLKEYQKHIEKDKALERRFQAVIVDEPDVANAISILRGIKEKYEVHHGVRIQDDAVIAAVELSNRYISERFLPDKAIDLMDEAASKLRLEMDSMPEEMDELRRRIMQLEIEREAIRRENDKGKEAILSKELAELNETYNELKAKWENEKGVVNEIRSLKESIDQLKFEAEQLERSGDFGKVAEIRYGKLPEAENRLKVLAQKDETKIEGDALINEEVTSEDIAEVVAKWTGIPVSKMLQSDREKLLHLEDELKKRVAGQEEAIELVADAVRRSRAGMQDPKKPIGSFLFLGSTGVGKTELARTLAQYLFNDDSAMVRIDMSEYQERHAVSRLVGAPPGYVGYDEGGQLTEAVRRKPYSVILLDEIEKAHPDVWNVLLQVLDDGRLTDNKGRVANFKNTIIIMTSNIGGSIIQEKYQKAEGDEKGWDLYYKEEAKNEIMALLKTSVRPEFLNRIDEIVLFDPLSKSNIRQIVSIQFGEIQKLLKEQGITIEANDEVLDYLGDQGFDIAFGARPLKRVIQRKVMNELSKMILAGTVDKDAVILMEMDSEGQIKFENVKLETA; this is encoded by the coding sequence ATGACATTAAACGAATATACTATTAAATCGCAGGAGGCAATTCAGAAAGCAGTTCAAATTGCCCAGGCCAAACAACAGCAAACTGTTGAAACTGCACATTTGCTTAAAGCCCTTTTGGAAGAAGACCCTAATACGAGTTCATACCTCAGCAAAAAACTAAACGTGAGCGAAGTGGTACTGAACAATAAGCTGAACGAACTGATTGATACTTATCCAAAAGTTAGCGGAGGACAGCCATATTTAGGCAACGACCTTAACAAGGCAATGAACGCAGCCAAGGAGAAAATGAAGAACTTTGGTGACGAGTTTGTAAGTGTCGAGCTATTGCTCATAGGACTTGCAGCAGGAAATGATAAAACGGCCAAACTCATGAAAGAACTTGGTTTAAATGAAAAGGAACTTGAAAAAGCAATTAAAGAATTGAGAGGAAAAAATAATCCAGTGAAAGATCAAAACGCAGAAAATAAATATCAGGCACTCTCACGCTATAGCGTCAACCTTAATGAGCAAGCTCAAAAAGGAAAAATTGATCCCGTAATAGGTCGTGATGAGGAAATACGAAGGGTTCTTCAGATTTTATCTCGTAGAACTAAGAACAACCCCTTGCTCCTTGGAGAACCAGGAGTAGGTAAAACCGCCATTGTAGAAGGACTCGCTCAAAGAATTGTACAGGGTGATGTACCTGAAAACCTAAAGTCAAAAACCATAATATCTTTAGACATGGGTTTGCTGGTTGCAGGTGCAAAATACAAAGGAGAATTTGAAGAACGACTAAAAGCCGTAATCAAAGAGGTGACCGATAGCGAGGGAGAAATCGTCCTATTTATCGACGAGATCCATACACTTGTAGGGGCAGGTGGTGGAGAAGGTGCCATGGATGCTGCAAACTTACTCAAGCCAGCTTTGGCAAGAGGAGAACTTCATGCCATAGGTGCAACTACACTGAAAGAGTATCAAAAGCACATAGAGAAAGACAAAGCTCTCGAAAGACGTTTTCAAGCGGTTATTGTAGATGAGCCTGATGTGGCAAATGCCATTTCTATCCTACGTGGAATCAAGGAGAAATATGAGGTTCATCATGGAGTTCGTATCCAAGACGATGCGGTAATTGCAGCGGTAGAACTCTCGAACAGATACATTTCTGAGCGTTTTTTACCAGACAAAGCTATTGATCTCATGGACGAGGCTGCTTCCAAACTACGCCTAGAAATGGACAGCATGCCAGAGGAAATGGACGAGCTTAGACGCAGAATAATGCAGCTTGAGATTGAGCGTGAGGCAATTCGCAGAGAAAACGATAAAGGAAAAGAAGCTATACTTTCGAAAGAATTGGCTGAACTGAATGAAACATACAATGAACTCAAAGCCAAATGGGAAAATGAGAAAGGCGTTGTCAATGAAATAAGGTCTTTAAAAGAATCTATAGATCAATTAAAGTTTGAAGCAGAGCAGCTAGAACGCAGTGGAGATTTCGGTAAAGTTGCCGAAATACGCTACGGAAAGCTTCCTGAGGCAGAAAACAGACTAAAGGTTTTGGCTCAAAAAGACGAAACCAAAATAGAAGGAGACGCCTTGATCAACGAAGAAGTAACGTCTGAAGACATTGCCGAAGTAGTAGCAAAATGGACTGGTATTCCAGTCTCTAAAATGCTACAAAGTGATAGAGAGAAGCTTCTCCACCTTGAAGATGAACTCAAAAAGCGTGTTGCTGGACAAGAAGAAGCCATTGAATTGGTTGCCGATGCAGTTCGTAGATCAAGAGCAGGAATGCAAGATCCAAAGAAACCAATTGGTAGTTTCCTATTCCTAGGAAGCACAGGAGTAGGTAAAACGGAACTGGCAAGAACACTGGCTCAATACTTATTCAATGACGACTCCGCCATGGTGCGAATAGACATGAGTGAATACCAAGAACGCCATGCCGTGAGTAGGCTCGTAGGAGCTCCTCCAGGGTATGTGGGTTACGATGAAGGTGGACAATTGACCGAAGCGGTTCGAAGAAAGCCTTACTCTGTGATCCTTTTGGATGAGATCGAAAAAGCCCATCCAGATGTGTGGAACGTACTATTGCAAGTGCTCGACGATGGCCGACTTACTGATAATAAAGGTAGAGTTGCCAATTTCAAAAACACGATCATCATCATGACTTCAAACATTGGTGGCAGTATCATTCAAGAAAAATATCAGAAAGCAGAAGGCGACGAAAAAGGTTGGGATTTGTATTACAAGGAAGAAGCCAAAAACGAAATCATGGCATTATTAAAAACTTCTGTAAGACCCGAGTTTTTAAATAGAATTGATGAAATTGTACTCTTCGATCCATTGAGCAAGTCAAATATTCGTCAGATTGTGAGTATCCAGTTTGGAGAAATCCAGAAACTCTTGAAAGAGCAAGGAATTACAATTGAAGCAAATGACGAAGTACTTGACTATCTCGGAGACCAAGGATTTGACATCGCTTTTGGAGCCAGACCGCTCAAAAGAGTGATCCAAAGAAAGGTTATGAATGAGCTTTCAAAAATGATTCTTGCAGGCACTGTCGACAAAGACGCAGTGATCTTAATGGAAATGGATTCTGAAGGTCAAATCAAGTTTGAAAATGTAAAGTTGGAAACAGCTTAA
- a CDS encoding 2-oxoacid dehydrogenases acyltransferase (catalytic domain): MSVNHNLNSNWRLTASTIYEKPRDSKIFGTVELDITDLDEWIQAKRREGVKVTLTNFFTVATGRAVKNVVPELNTYIKRGKVVKHNSIDASVSLMLPNGEMTSVHVERTDTISLPDFTEKLQTAINTYRNGSENATMQTKETLAKIPWPLRSWVYALVRKLIIDWGVNWPSMGLDANKFGSYIVSNIGTLGLDEGYPALLPVGNISFVLILGSVKKKALVINDEVKIRKVINASAALDHRMVDASHAGKLFKYYKYIIQHPEELMLEV, translated from the coding sequence ATGTCAGTAAACCACAATTTGAACAGCAACTGGAGACTAACAGCTTCCACCATTTATGAAAAACCAAGGGATAGTAAAATCTTTGGTACCGTGGAATTGGATATTACTGACTTAGATGAATGGATTCAGGCTAAAAGGAGGGAAGGAGTAAAGGTTACTTTGACCAATTTCTTTACTGTTGCTACTGGTAGGGCGGTCAAAAATGTAGTTCCTGAGCTCAATACATATATTAAGCGAGGAAAAGTGGTGAAACACAATTCCATAGATGCATCGGTGAGTTTAATGTTGCCCAATGGAGAGATGACATCCGTCCATGTAGAGCGTACAGATACGATTAGTTTGCCCGATTTTACTGAGAAATTACAAACTGCTATCAACACTTATCGCAATGGGAGTGAAAATGCCACCATGCAAACCAAAGAGACTTTGGCGAAAATCCCATGGCCGTTGCGTTCTTGGGTATATGCTTTGGTTCGAAAACTAATTATAGACTGGGGTGTAAACTGGCCGTCTATGGGCTTAGATGCCAATAAGTTTGGCTCGTACATAGTTTCCAACATTGGAACACTGGGGCTAGATGAAGGTTATCCTGCTCTCTTGCCAGTAGGCAATATTTCTTTTGTTTTGATCCTTGGTAGTGTTAAAAAGAAAGCCTTGGTCATTAATGACGAAGTCAAAATCCGAAAAGTAATCAATGCCTCGGCAGCTCTTGACCATAGAATGGTGGACGCTTCGCATGCTGGTAAACTATTTAAATACTATAAGTACATCATTCAACATCCTGAAGAGTTAATGTTGGAGGTGTAA
- a CDS encoding 2-(1,2-epoxy-1,2-dihydrophenyl)acetyl-CoA isomerase — translation MNFETIHYNAEDGICQITLNRPKVFNALNKTLINEITTAITTAGNDEKVRVVIITGGGDKAFCSGADLKDGMSGEFRPLGETLRENYNPMILAMRGMRKPIICKMNGVAAGAGMSLALACDIIIADKNAYMSELFVGIGLMPDAGSMYFLPRIVGMQKTFELCSTGRKVYMEEALQLGLVSKAVPTEQLDDAVMQLANFYKTAPTQSIGWMKQVLNQTYNSSLEQVLELEAVAQTACGFTNDFGEGVMAFIQKREPDFKGK, via the coding sequence ATGAACTTTGAAACTATCCATTACAACGCCGAGGACGGTATTTGCCAAATAACACTAAATCGTCCAAAAGTTTTTAATGCTCTCAACAAAACTCTCATCAACGAAATTACAACAGCAATAACTACTGCGGGAAATGATGAAAAAGTGAGAGTGGTTATAATTACAGGAGGCGGGGATAAGGCTTTTTGTTCAGGAGCAGACCTCAAAGACGGAATGAGTGGTGAGTTTCGCCCACTAGGAGAGACACTAAGAGAGAATTATAATCCTATGATACTTGCCATGCGTGGCATGAGAAAACCAATTATTTGTAAAATGAATGGCGTTGCTGCTGGAGCAGGTATGTCACTTGCACTTGCTTGCGATATCATCATTGCAGATAAAAACGCTTACATGTCTGAGCTTTTTGTAGGTATTGGTCTTATGCCAGACGCTGGCTCTATGTACTTTTTACCAAGAATTGTGGGAATGCAAAAAACTTTTGAGCTATGTAGTACTGGCCGCAAAGTATACATGGAAGAAGCTTTACAACTTGGCTTAGTAAGTAAAGCTGTGCCAACCGAGCAATTGGATGATGCAGTAATGCAACTGGCTAACTTTTACAAAACCGCTCCTACACAATCTATAGGTTGGATGAAGCAAGTGCTTAACCAAACTTACAATAGCAGCCTTGAACAAGTTCTAGAACTAGAAGCTGTGGCACAAACAGCTTGTGGCTTTACAAATGATTTTGGTGAAGGAGTAATGGCATTTATTCAAAAGAGAGAGCCTGATTTTAAGGGAAAGTGA